TTTGCCTTTCACGCTGCCCGCCAGGGCTGCGCAATATCAGGCCACGCGAGCCAGCGGGAACAACCGCTTGAAGTTGGCTGTAGTCTGCTCGGCCAACTGCTCATAGCTGGCCCCGCGCAACGAGGCCACGTACTCGGCCACCTCACGCACATATTGCGGCAGGTTCGGCTTGCCCCGATACGGAATCGGCGCCAGATACGGTGAATCGGTCTCCACCAGCAGGCGATCAACCGGCACCTGACGCGCCACCTCACGCAAGGCATCGGCATTGCGGAAAGTCACGATGCCCGACAAGGAGATGTAATAGCCCAGGTCCAGCGCCGCCTTGGCCATCTCCCAGTCTTCGGTGAAGCAGTGCAACACACCCGCCTGGGGCAGCTTCGCCTCGCGCAGCAGCGCCAGGGTATCGGTCCGCGCGGCGCGGGTGTGCACGATCACCGGCTTGCCGGTCTGACGCGATGCCTCCAGGTGCAGGCGAAACGATGCCTGCTGCAATTCAGCCGCTTCCGGTTCGTAGTGGTAATCCAGACCGGTTTCGCCGATCGCCACCACATGCGGATGGGCCAATTCACGCAGCAGCCACTCCAGCGCCGGGGT
The sequence above is drawn from the Pseudomonas putida genome and encodes:
- a CDS encoding TatD family hydrolase, with translation MLVDSHCHLDRLDLSAHQGSLDAALQAARERGVGHFLCIGVSAENAGAVKALSERYADVDCSVGVHPLDLAPGETPALEWLLRELAHPHVVAIGETGLDYHYEPEAAELQQASFRLHLEASRQTGKPVIVHTRAARTDTLALLREAKLPQAGVLHCFTEDWEMAKAALDLGYYISLSGIVTFRNADALREVARQVPVDRLLVETDSPYLAPIPYRGKPNLPQYVREVAEYVASLRGASYEQLAEQTTANFKRLFPLARVA